Genomic window (Drosophila sulfurigaster albostrigata strain 15112-1811.04 chromosome 2R, ASM2355843v2, whole genome shotgun sequence):
gtaaatatgtatttcgCAACTTTCACTTCTTAATTGAACCAGTTTTAattggcaattaaaaattacgcACTCACCGCCCATTTAGCGTATGTGGAAATGATTCATGAATCATTGTCGGCGAATAGCAATATGCTGAAGATGCTGTTccaaagagaaagaaagagactTCGATCGGCATAATTTGCACCCGATCTTATCGACGAGCATTGCTAATGATTCGCATTAATGACGCTGAATATATgttgctgtctcgctctcacCGTTGCAGGCTATATCAGCTCCTGCATCATCTTATGAAATGAGCCCATCAATCTCCAGTTCGCATCCCGATCCCGATCCTGGCTTGTTTCACgcatttgcatataaattgctGCTAATGTCGCGCTATCAAAGTGACTGCATCAACGCAGCATTCCTGGCATTGAATTGCCTGGCTGCCCTACGGGGCAAAGCGTTCATCCAAGTTATTCGTCGTGTATCGCGCTTGGCTTATGCTAATTTTCCCAGGCAACGGCTGCAGTCGAGAAGTCAGTCCAAGCAATTGATGTTTGGATAACGTTGACTTGATGACTTTGCATAATTTACGCCACACTGTAGAAGCAGCaaaatgtgagtgtgtgtgtgcgtgagtttGTGTGTTGGTTTCGTTTGAGTTCATTTTTCACTCAAACGCACGCGTTGCTTATAATGTGTTAATATTCAGGCGGCAGTAACAAGatcggcagcaacaacaacactttgTCGTTTTCCTTTTTAGCCAATTTCGGCTCTTGACGTTTCAATTCCATTGCCCAAACGATTTTTCTTCACCTTAGCCCGAAGCATCAtcttgcatttttattaatattgataacttgagcaaacaaatcaacaaatttactgatcaaaaaatgttgcttaaTCGCAAGTAAAAGCACACTTTAATTACATAtactaaacaataaaaaaagataaacaaagaaaacaattcgATCGATCGATCATAATGCTTTGTAGCTGTCGTTGCCTTGACAAGTTTGtcgcctaagtcttttgtttttgcttcaaGCTAAAATAGCAAgtaatatattcatttggttgTTTTTTAGTGTGATGTGTTTCACCTGGCGACACATGTTCTTCGTGTTTTGTTGAGATTTCTGTTTGCATTGTGGTTTGTGTACCCTTTTCACGTCTAACAGCCTTTTAATTAATCGCTTGAGTTAAACAAATTCTTAATGAGTCTTTAATTAATCGCCAAAGCGAAATGTAAGCCAGTCGTCAGTCCCCATTCGTTTCTCTCgcatacacaaatatatttctcttgaaatgtataaatatttaaattttttgttgtgacTTGATTTCTGTTATGgccacgttgttgttgttgctgtttcggTTGTTGCTGGCTACTTGCGACAGCTCCTCCCCTGAGGTGTTTTAAACAAGTTTCAACGCTtctacaaatttgttatttgtgttCATCAAtgatgttttgttgtttgtttgcttttgcctaGCCTGTTAACTTGTGTATTAAGATGCCACAACAAAGCTAACAATGTTGATAACTGTTTTAAATTATGCGCTTTGCTAGCGGGCCATCGATTTCGCTTCATTGACTCTAAGGGGGCGTTGCCAATTCCTAGAAAGTGCCTGCAACTAGATCTTGCTGTCCATGCAAGGGATTCAACGGGGCGGATACTCAATGTGTGCCAAAATGTCTACCTATTGAGCCAAGAACTTGTCTTTACCAGTTTCGGATTGGTGCAATTTTgtcaacggcaacagcaaaaatggTGCACAAAAGTGGTTTTCTATGTCGGAtatttatgtttcttttatttatttattttcctaaAGGaacaaactttaaaaatattacgatagttacataaatatttaaacgtttttttactttcattaatttaatttacttctTAAATATAACATGGATTTTTAACTaagtttgaaatatataaacatttagttatttatttaaattcctatatatataataataatttaattacctTTTTAATTCGTtagttacattttatattttatagtttaattttaattttaattaaatcaaatattttattatgttttttttaaatcaaaaatttgaaaatatattaataaacatatattttctgCTGCATtcagaaaataattaacaattttatttcaactttatttgaaatcaatatattttgaacatattattaaacattcatttatttatttacttttataatcaaaccaaaatatttattcatttgttttcaacATTAATTGAATGTAATTATTTGACTTTTGCTGAATTTTGCAACCgtcattaaatgaatttatttcaaatatattactaaacactcaattatttatttgctttaataatCACACATCAAAATTTCATAGCTTTATGCCagatgtaatttaatttaatatttcaatgtatttcacaattattaataaacatttaatcgCCAACAACATATCAGCTATTCACTTTAATGGACATTCACTCTAACATAATTGACAGCTGAAGAATTGAAATTAGTTTCTGCTGTCTAGCAACGTTCACGATGATGTCTATTGCCCTCTTGGATCAAGCGGAAATACAAACTTATAGGAGAAACAAATCTCAGTTTGTGGCCGGGCGGgttgcatataaattttatgcattttgcgAATACGAATACTCGTAGTTTGCCATTTTGCCACTTTAACATTATTGTTATGATGATAAGCGAGCGATcgttgcagcagttgcagcagttgcagcagcctgagcagcagcatccatGTCGAACGTGCTGTGCGATGTTCTTGTTTTGCTGCGGCTGCCTGCGGAGCGAGAGCACGTCCAGATCTCACCTTTTGGCCATTCGCTTGTGAATGGGATTGTGACTGAGAATGATactgagagactgagactgcgactgaggctgagactggGGTCTGTGTGTCTGCCAGAGTCATGTTTAATGGCCCATGGATGGATGGTTCCCGCCAGAATGCATCCTGCCTCCAGCCTCCAGTCTGCAATCTGCTGCATTggtttcttcttctcttttttttttggctgttcTGTTTGCTGATCTTGCAGTGATCAGCTTGTTTGGCTTTCGTTTGCATTTAAAACCATTTCATTTTCTGCAGGCCAGAGtgtgaatataatttaatgtgtgtacgcgagtgtgtgtgtgtgtgtgccattttCAATATCGCCGGGCACAACCTGTGTGCCCCGCGTGCCCCCCTCGctgatattatttattatgcttgATTGGTTTTCAAGTGATCATAAAGTAAGTGATCGTCGTTTCTTGCTGGCCCCATCCAGTCTGTGGCAATTGTGGCGCTGTCCGTTGATTCCTGATTCCTGActcgacttgacttgactttaactttggctttggcctgGCGTTAATATGTAGATTTTTTGCGAGTTGGAGGCGTTAGCTCAAGATTTATGCGCTGGCCAATGAATTGTGGCAGGGTCAAGCGAATTTGACctgcgtctctctctctctctatgtctctAGAGGGAGAGAAAGTGAGGTAGATAGCTTCATTTGCACAAGACACCTTGCATTCCAATGGTTATATCCTGGTCTCAACTCCCACACAGACACCAGACGCCGTGCTCATCTCAGCAATTTggcattaacatttaattgacATTGATGATTGCCGCACTGGACAAGTCTGAGAACGCGGTTGCTGCCCCCGTAAGCAGCGTGCTTCGCATAGGAATGGACGAGCCAATGTGCAATGCCGATGccaagaaattattaaaaaatcataTCGCAGCCCAGTTGAGCTGACAGCTGAGTTGCTGGTTGCGAGTTGAAGTTTGTGGCCGGCTGTAAAGTAAAGTTGCCAGTCGACTGACGTGAAGAagacatacaaataaatttgtggcaCTTGCAGACAGCGAGCAGACAGCGTGTCTAAAGAGAGGATGAAGGGGCCTATAGAGGGGGTGGGAGGAAGGAGGATCACGGAGGGCAGCAGCCACTGAAAGATGGAAGTTCGCTTAGACAGCTATTGCGTTTCTAGCGCCAATCTCTCAAACTTTGCTCAAAGTAAATGCTCAAAATCAACGCCAACTCTTTGGCGCTACTTTCaactctcacacacagacacacacgcattgtgtttaagtgtgagtgtgttgtcTATGTTTGTGCTGTTGGCTTGTTTATTAGCCGGactgtgttttgttttcgctgcTTTAAATGAACGTTATTAAGAGATGCTTATCTCTGAGtgatttattcattaaaaagGCATTTATTAGCCAGAAACAAGCCATTGCCAATGactctatgtgtgtgcgtgtgcgagagtgtgtgtgtgtgtgtgtgtgcgtgttagCCACACCAACACCTCATGCCTCCCTTTTCACAATATTCGTTGACCAGGCCAAACGCGGCTCGTTACCACAACTTCGCTTCTGTCGCTCGCGCCTCATTTGCGCggcattaaaatgcaaaagcgtGTTTATTCCTGGAAAAACTGCAGCTCCCTTCCCTTCTCTTCTCCCCTCTTCAACCTCCTGCGTGGGCTGTGTCGGGTTTCTGGTTGCATGCCGCATGTTTTATTGACTTGCATATTTCCACAATTTTGATGTccatgtttgtgtgtgtgcgtttttaATCACTTAATTAGAGAGTTTTTTAATTGTCTTGACCAGAAGTTattgcaaattatgcaaaaggTGTATGTGTGCGGCTGATTCAGGAAATTGTGTGACTTGCACGGCCAAGTTCATGTTCGAAGTCTTTTGTTTGGTGCGTGAGTAGGCCAAGCTGATGGCATGCCATAACCAAGATCACACCTCAATTTCGCCGCTGCACTGATTGCAATTGTGAATTGGCATTGACAGTCGACAGTTAGCTAAACACATTGGGCACAAAGTCAAGGCACGAGACCATATCATAAATACTAGttagagttttttttttttgttgcattcgAAACGAGAGTGAGGCAAAAGGCAATTGCcatcgccgtcgtcgtcgtcgtcgtcatcgttgtctGTTAATCACCTTCCTCGCCTAGTTGGCCATGTATCAACTCTGCCTTGTGGTGGTGGCTTCTTCGTTTTGGTGTCATAAGGAAGCGTCTAAATGATTCATAATTTATGCCTAGCTCTTTTGCCTGTCCATTCCCCAAGTGCCTTGGTCGTTCCCAGAGTCATTCAGTTGGCCATTCAATGCTTTCGttacttaattttttcaaCTTAACGTGCTGGCTTGTGCCTGTCTCCTTCTTCTATATTGCTTCTTCCTCTGCTCACTTGTAAATGTGTTTTCACTGGCAAAGTGCGTGGCCATCGTggacgacgacgtcgtcatcgtcgtcgtttgTCTGGGACGTTGATAGTTGAAAAAATTACTTACAAATTACATGCGTAGCTTATGCCCCCGTGCCGCCTTCGGCTTGTTTGCTTAATGTGCTTTGTGGCGGGTTACGAGCCCATGTTCCTCCAAGTGTCcatgtctccctctctctgctctgctctttgCTGCTGGTCTTGGTATTATGTCTCGTGGCCGGATCGTAAATTGCTTTTCCTAATTGAATTCTGAGCACTGTCAACTCCAGTGACAGTCAAGTGGGTGTGGGCAGCGcaatgattttttaaatatactcgGGCATTATCTAAGCACGCACAATCTAAGTGGAACTCTAGCTGATCATATTTATGATGAGAGAGAACTTAGTTAACCAGCTGAAAAGAGATGTAAAGGTGCAAAACATAAtatcaatttgcatataaaacaCACTTGTAATTATGGCTgttaaataatgcaatttcacaattacattaattataattgagcTAACAAGGTTatcgagaaagagagatagagagagagaaagagggcgAGACCTATGTAAGTTTGCGGAATTTCGCATGGTTTAAAATGCAGCACGGAACATGGCCATAAAGTGTAGCTGCGTTTAGCTTAACCAAGTCGACAATTTAAAAAGCCAATTTGCGCATAATACGGCGAACGTGAGCGAAAATCTTAAACAGAAttacctacacacacacaagcacacacttTGAGGAAGGCTAGCAAATGGAAGCCAATGCAAATGTCGCCTCTTTTGCACTGATCACAGCTTATTAAGAAAACATTAACACCGCTTGACCCAATTTCTGTTGGcatgttaattttgttttcgttgcgtTGCCCAACACTGCACATGACGTGCGTGGTGTGTTTTGGTCACACTGGCAAAGCACACTAAAGCGTTCACAGCgaattgcaaaattgcaaagttgaatttatgcaaatctAAATCACGCATGTCAAAAATGGGTAACCGCGTTAAAAGAGGAGAGCAGAGCCATCTGAAAGTGGGCGACTTTGTGTTTGCCAAGGTGCGTGGCTTTCGTCCGTGGCCGGCACGTATTATGTACAAGGATAAGCGGAGCGTGTATCACGTGTTCTTCTACGGCACCTGCAACACTGCTAAAGTGGGCATCTGTGATCTCTACGAGTACGAGAAGCACAAGGCACGCTTGGGCGATGTGAAGCGCAGAGCAAACAGCGCCTTCAAGAGCGCCATGCTGCATGTTGAGAACTCGCAGGATCAACGCAAGCTCGATCATGGCTACTTAAAGGCAAAATCCGAATACTTGGCGGCTAGAAAGAGGCAGCGCCAGCAGGAAGAATCAGACTCCGAGAACACTTCATCAGCATTGGGACCAGATCGAGGTGCCCTTCGTGCACATCACCGGCGACACCGACAGCGAATGATCAGTTACTATATACCGAGCATTTTTAGCATTAAGCCAAAAGTCATCGcagtaaatgtaaattattgatTCTTTCGACCTTTGACTTTCATTTTAATTCGAATATCCTTGATCAGTTTAAACTCAGTGGATAAATTATGCTCAGATATAATATCGAGTATTATTTGCCTTACATTAAAGTCAAACTATGTTAAAGTTGCTTCTATTTGAAGTACCAGTTatatcaatttgaatttcctAACTCgatttatatagttttaagTTCATATTAATTGGAATTCATTCTCTCAGTTCAACCTGAGTTCAAGTGTGACTTAATGTGGAGCATTATTATCATTAAGTCAAAGTTATATTCTTGTTTCGACAAGAATCCTTCAACTTTTGActtgtataaattttaatgttcaTTTTTCTATCGCAGTTAAAATTTAGTGAATGGGTTAagatataattttgaataatattaatacataattacaataaactGAATgctattattgtaatttttagtagcattcttttttttctaatcTTAACattatacttttaattttaatgtttttgctCGGTTCAACCTAGTGATATTTTTAACATCGAGTATCATAACACCACCAAAAAGTTATATTCTTGTTTCCagtagcattttgtattgtttttctttttcttgccTCATGTGGCAATTAAGGATTTCGGCGTTTATCACGTGGGCGTGTCAGCGAACGTAATGGCGACTGCGTGACGCATCAAGTTGAAgtaatcgaaaaaaaaaggaaaactcgATACAAAGCTGCGGCACGTTTCGATTGCCTCGCAAATGGCAACGCATTAAAAGCTGCAGCGTCAGCAAAAGAGCCAACTGAAACAGGGAATAGTTTAGCTTAATGGGTATCGTAAATTGGACTGCCCATCAAAACTGTGGAGTACGCATCCTTAAAGTGCTCTGTACTTGTTTCC
Coding sequences:
- the LOC133838111 gene encoding hepatoma-derived growth factor, which translates into the protein MSKMGNRVKRGEQSHLKVGDFVFAKVRGFRPWPARIMYKDKRSVYHVFFYGTCNTAKVGICDLYEYEKHKARLGDVKRRANSAFKSAMLHVENSQDQRKLDHGYLKAKSEYLAARKRQRQQEESDSENTSSALGPDRGALRAHHRRHRQRMISYYIPSIFSIKPKVIAVNVNY